The genomic segment TTATGGCTTTACTCCAGTATGTGTCAATTTATGCTTATTTAAATTTCCTAAATAAGCAAATTCATAAGCACAGACATCGCACTTGTGTGGATTCTTTCCTGTATGTGTCCTCATGTGGCATTTTAAACTTGAAGCTACAGAAAATTCATGATCACAGACATGACACTTGTATGGCTTCTCTCCTGTATGTATCCTCATATGCCGTTTTAAAGAAACAGTTTGAGAAAATCCATGATGACAGATATCACATGTATATGGTTTATCTCCTGTATGTGTTCTCATATGGACTTTTAAAATTTGAGATTGAGAAAATGCAGTATTGCAAACATCACAAGTATATGGTTTAGCTCCGGTATGTGTTCTCATATGAACTTTTAAACTTGAAGCTGCAGACAATTTACGATCACAGACATGACACTTAAATGGCTTCTCTCCTGTATGTGTCCACATATGGCATTTTAAACTTGCAGCTACAGAAAATGCATGATCACAGACATGACACTTGTATGGCTTCTCTCTTGTATGTGTTCTCATatgaacttttaaatttgaagttTGAGAAAATTTATGATTACAGGTATCACACTTGTATGGCTTCTCTCCTGTGTGTGTTCTCATATGCCTTTTTAAACCTTCTGCTTGAGAAAACCCACTACCACAGACATCACATTTATATGACTTTAATTTAGTATGAGGCCTTATATTCTTTTTCAAATCTTTTGCTTTAGAAAGCCCTTTATCACAAATATCTGTTTTATTAATGTTTCCTGCTGTACAACCCGATATATGTGTAAGCAAATCAGTTTTAGTAGAAGACCACTTTCCACAGTTGTCACAAAATAAACGTTTTCTTATGTTACTTGTAGGAGTCTTCGAATTTCTTTTGAGGAGTGCTTTTGAGTTTGAGTGCGCAGTCTTGTCCGAATTTATTTGACTTATTAGTTCCGAAGAATAGCACTCGTTGTTAAATGATCCTTTAAACACATAACCGTCGTTCAAAtccatttcattttttattaaggtatcaattgtattaatttcttCATCAAATTCGCATTTaactctaaaaattaaaaaaattaatattaaatagatagtAATAAGAATTTTGATACTTAGTTATGTATATGAATAGATTTTCAgttatttaaacgtatttttaaattaatgtaatcatGTGTTAAACAGAATATTAAATTGGTTCAGTGCATAGAATTGTTTAGTTACACTATACCGAATGTTTTAGCAAATAgtgatcatataaaaaaataataatgacaaaataaaacacTCAAAATTAGTTAActactacaataaataataacaaataagcaTTAATagtgtaaatttaataacatacacATTAGATTTGTTATTAGtttacatacataattttaaaatatataaatatatggttCATATTCATAGTAGTAACTGgacttttggaaaaaataatactgttttTCACATTCAAAATGTGAAATTTTAGATAAGAAAAAGCAAGTTATCgtcattttaagtttataaaaaatttacagttttaaaatttaacggtTACACCATGTTACGattcatatttacaaaattCCTTATCAAGACCAATAATAAACTCGATATGACAAAGGTGTGACACACATAGGGCTAGAAACACACATCAAAAGAGCGATTTTTCAACGGCATGACGAGTGAAAAGCGCCCTGAACAGGTAACAACAATCAAGGAACGGTGCAATGATTCCTCGTCATACCAAGAAGTTTCGATCAATCACCACTAGTTTCTATCACCTGGCTTGTATTTATACCAGTGCACCCGTTGATATCAAACGCCATCAGTTAACTTGATAATTTCAGTCCTGACTACGAAACTAATACTAAAAGTATACAGTTTTACGTCTTATTCTACTTAACATTGCGCACCGCAGTGGTCAGAAGAACCCAAAAAGATCCAGCGTCACGCCGGATCCCACAGCATCCaagaaacaaaaacaacaaGGTCATCAATGTGAAGCACTTCCTTCACCAGAACCGACAGAAAACTGCTCCAAGGTAACTCATTTACAAGCAACCCCTTAGAAACCTCGAGCACCATCCTGCGATCAATGCGCCAGTTTCTGAAAGACGGTAGAAAACTCCAAATGTACACGGTATGCTTCCCGAATACCCAGGGAAGCAAGAATATGTTCAACATCCCAAGTCTGTTCTACGTAAATATCCGCCTACAATACGACATCTGAACCATCCCAGTGATTCACATGCCAAGGCTTCCGACACTCGTCAGCCCACTGCAAGCACAAGCCAAAATGCGTGAAATGCGGCAACGACCATGCAACCAAAACTTGCAACAAAACTCCTGACCAGCCGCTAAAAAGCTGCAACTACAACAGTGAACACACAGCCAACTACCGTCAATGTCACACCTAAATCAAGGCCTCCACAGCAAAGAAATCAAACCCACAAGACATCACACCACTGCCAACTATTCCACAAACATCTGTAACAACTACTGGCACAGTCAGATCATCTATGCTGAGGCTTTGTCACCGTCAAAATCTCATCTAACTAACAACTCTCAACAAACTTGATTGATATACTAAACACCGCCATATATCAgatgcattaaattttaaagacaGTATGCCGTTGGCAATGTCGGCCATAGTCTTACTCATAAATCAAGATAGATGAACAACTAAAAATCTTCTACTGGAATTGCCAAGGACTGGGCAACAAAAAATCAGAACTACTCCGTTTCATACAACTACATAAAATTCACATAATTTTTCTCAGCGAAATACACCTAAATCCCTCAGCATCTTTCAAACTCCCAAACTACCACATTTACAGAAACGATCAACCCACTCCAATCGACATAAGAGACGCCGGAGGCACAGCGATCCAATTAGTCAACAAGCTCATTCACTACGACGTGCCCATTCAGATAAACTCCCTGGAAAACACTACCAATTACATCCAGAAAAAAAGCAAGACACTAGACTGTCGGTAATTTATAAAAGCCATATAAACAACAATCTACAAAATACCAACTCTGTAACTTCACAGATGAACTCTCGGTCATCCTAACGCTCCGCGGCGAGCCATCGTCCAACCCACTAAAGCAGCAGTGGAATATTACAAACTGGTCAAAGTTTGGAGTCGACATGCATTATGCCATCTCAAGTCTGAATCCAATCGTCGAAACAACATCGGAACTCAATCAAGAGACTGAGAACTTTATCACTACTTATCATTTCTGGACGCCATTTCCAAAAACGCATCTATcaaaaaagtttgagtcatataagTTGGTACATTTGACAAGCAACGAACGGGATAAGCtagttctataatataatatacctagtttccTAGTGGGAATcggttaatttttaatttgtattcgtTTCAATAGTgataaagcgttagaaattcaAATCCCTTTTATTCGTAATATTTTTCAGTGGTTTTTCCTATGGGCttagataactattaaaaaaaccgAAACATGAcctgtctaaagtaccatcttgatttaattttctaaaagaaaagatactatatgttgataTCTAAGACACTTTCTAGCAAAAATTTTGATTAcgggatataaaaaaattcattaaatatgtacaatattaattacagcTTAAGTATGCGCCTTTGTAAGTGCGTGTCTGTTGTAAAtacatatgaatttatttaaaaataattaaaaattgtattatacatgtataatatacataatattatacctatatatattgtataatgttggtatttattaagtatataataatgtataggtacacaattatatccaatgtatatattatttaaataattatcagcattgaatatcattattatttgagatGTCACGATGtctctactatattattatttagtacctatttaacgaTTTGGTTAATTATCTATAGTGACCTAATTTTATGCCATTTCAGTGGGTTGCCTATACTACACTGTCACTGGTCAGTCGGCTACTCAGCGATATACAAAGCGCAGTTGTGCACTTGTGCGCACGTGAACTGGTTTATTATAGTGTACAACAGTGTTTCTCAAAC from the Acyrthosiphon pisum isolate AL4f chromosome X, pea_aphid_22Mar2018_4r6ur, whole genome shotgun sequence genome contains:
- the LOC103310745 gene encoding zinc finger protein 664-like, which gives rise to MEPLRTTIDECTIKSMYDDIMHGSRVLSIPLIRCDDQVFKYNGSIKQENIDNQVLNGMIKQEIIHETDHHNDNRQTLQEGVKCEFDEEINTIDTLIKNEMDLNDGYVFKGSFNNECYSSELISQINSDKTAHSNSKALLKRNSKTPTSNIRKRLFCDNCGKWSSTKTDLLTHISGCTAGNINKTDICDKGLSKAKDLKKNIRPHTKLKSYKCDVCGSGFSQAEGLKRHMRTHTGEKPYKCDTCNHKFSQTSNLKVHMRTHTREKPYKCHVCDHAFSVAASLKCHMWTHTGEKPFKCHVCDRKLSAASSLKVHMRTHTGAKPYTCDVCNTAFSQSQILKVHMRTHTGDKPYTCDICHHGFSQTVSLKRHMRIHTGEKPYKCHVCDHEFSVASSLKCHMRTHTGKNPHKCDVCAYEFAYLGNLNKHKLTHTGVKP